The region TTTAAGGGAGCGTTGCGATCGCGCCTCGAAAGTTTCCTGCGGGGTATTGATGAGACCCTGGCAGTAGACCCCAGTGATTTGGCAGGTTCTTACTGGATGAGCCAGGTAAAAGATCTCAAGAAGAAATACGAAAAGGATGATAAAGTCCTGACCGATCATTTGGTTAGTATGACCGATGAAGTTTCACAACTTTTCGGCTCACCTTGGATTGCCAGTAAATTCCAAGTCCGTGACCTTACCGTCTTTCCCGATGCTTGGTTTGGCCAGTACCAAGAGCGAGACGGCGTTGCCATTGATCGAGACACAGAAACCGCCGCCGATGGCAAACTTTATGATTTTCAGGTCGTGCCTGCTGGAACTCCCTTTGAGTTCAAAGCGGTGGTTGAAAACGCCAAAGACTGGGAACTGGGCTTACTCATGATTGGCCTCCACCAGTTTGAGAACGAAATGATTCCCCTCGGGGGAGGTCGTTCACGCGGGTTGGGCGTCGTCAAGCTGCAGCTCGACGAAATGCTTTGGGTTAAACCCAGCAGTTCCCAAGATTTGATGGACTACTTGAGACATTTAGTTGATGGCCAACTCCAGCCTTATGTCAAATCTCCTCCAGAAATAGAGAGACTGAAACATCAGTGGACGACAGAACTACTCAACCAACTGCCTAAATTAGCCGCGAGGGAGACCACCCATGCATAAACGCTTTGTAAACCACTGCACCATAGACCTCGTCATTTCTCCCTGTGGTCCCATACTGATTAAATCCGGCAAAGAGGGAGCCGATCCCACCAAGCCGGACATGGAATTTGTCGAAACCTACCACCAGGGAGGACGCTCGATTTACCTGCCAGGTAGCTCTCTCAAGGGAGCTATTCGTGCCCATGCGGAGCGGATTGTTAGAACGGTTGGAAGTGATAAACTCTCCAGCAATGGAGTTTGGGCAAATGATCCACTCAATGATGATTACGATTACCTGAAAGATGAGCACGATAAAAAGAAAAAGCTCCCCTCTAATCTTCTTTACCAGAAATCCTCTTTTACTGATCAACTCTTTGGCAATACATCCGTTGCCAGTCGCATCAGAATTGAAGATGCTCATCCTAGCAATCCCAAGCAAATTAGGCTAGAGGAACGGAATGGCGTAGCCATCGATCGCGTCTTTGGCTCCGTTGCTGTTGGTCCCTTTAATTACCAAGTTTGCACCACTGGTGAATTCAAAACGAAGATTCATCTGAAGAACTTTACCCTGGCTCAATTGGGATTAATCGGTCTGGTGCTGCGAGACCTCAACGATGGCTGGTTTGGCCTCGGCTTTGCCAAATCTCGCGGCATGGGAACCGTCACTGTCCAGTTCAATTCGGCCACCGTCCAGTATCCTGGCTGTGTGCTGGAGAATGAGCAGATTAAAGCGATCGCCTCCAATCAACAATGGTCAAACACCGTGCTGTTGGGAGTGGGTGAGTTTTTAGAGAACGCCGAGGCTGAGAAGTATGGCTTTCCCAAGCCCGATCACCAAGAAACACAGGAAACACTTGTTGCCGCCACGGCAATGCCCCTCGGATTTGGGGTGCAACTTACTTGGACAGGTCAAACTCAAGTAGAAGATTTGTTCCAGCGGTCAGTGAAAGCCTGGAGTCGAGTTCTGGGGGTAGCGGCATGAGTGCGTTTGTTGGAACTCGAACCGTGGCATCGGCTGAGGAGTTGCGATCGCTGATCCAGCAGTTCCAGGGAGAAAAGTCTTGCTTCTTCCTACGATGGCCTCACAAAGTCAGCGGGTTTTGCAAAACCTTACCGGATGACTTCCCCAGTCCCGAAGGTCAGATGTTTGACAGCCAAAAAGAACTGCGCTGGAAACGACAGGGTAAAGGCTACAGCGTTCTACTGCTAAGTGCCAGCGAAGTCTACGACGATTTTGAGCCTGTCGGTAAAGCCTGGGATATTCACGTTCAGGACGCTCACATCTACCCCAAGACAGAAACTCGATTTCCCAAAGGTATTAACGATCAGCAGATCAATATTGGTCAATGTTTCTTCGCTGATCCACAAACGGCCACTGTCCATTTTGTTGCGCTAGTCGCGAAATAAAGACAATGACAACTCCTAAGCCAAAGCCAGTTCTCAAAAAGAAACCGACACAAGTTTCTGAAAGTGATACAGACAGAAAGCCTAAGCCCTATGATTTTGTCGCTTTACCATCGGGTGGTAAAAGATTGGGTGCTGTACAGGGTCACCATATCTTAGAAGATGAATTACTTAATGGAAGGTTGTATCTAAGCCTGACAATTCAGACAACATCTTTTGTCGCTTCGGGTCTAACAGTTCTGGGTTCTGATCTTTCATCAAAAATTCCGCTTATTAAAACTAGCATTTTCAATGAGCAAAAACTGATTATTCCTGGCAGTTCCCTTAAAGGAACTATTCGCTCAGCCTATGAGGCAATTACAAAAAGCTGCTTGTGCAAGACAAAAGCACAAACAAATAAGGTTCCCGATAATTTTTCAGAATGCAGAATTAAGAGGGAAGAGAAACAGGTTTGTCCTGCTTGCCAACTGTTTGGCGCAATGGGATGGCAAGGCTTAATCTCATTTCCCGATGTAGTTGGAGTCGAAGTATCAACCGGGATCAGCTTCGTTCCTTCGCTCTATGCTCCACAGTCCAAGAGTAACAACTACTACCAGAGCAATCAACAAATCAAAGGTAGAAAGTTCTACTACCATGCTAGGGAAGCTGTTAGTCATGGAGAAAAAGGCATTGATGCTCAAGTAGCGACAAAGAACTATGTCTTCAAAGCTGTTTTGCAACTCAAGAATGTATCTAAGCAGCAGTTAGGAGCACTTTGCATTGTTCTTGGTCAAGACCCCAAGCATCCGATGGCGCTAAAAGTTGGGGGTGGTAAACCCATCGGTATGGGCACGATGACCGTTGAAATCGAAGCCTTGGAAAAACCCCAGCGTTTGAAGGAGGAGCGTTACACCCAGTATGCCATTCCAGAGTCTAACCGTCTGACCGGGAACTCTTTGAAAGCCTTTGTAGAAGAGGCCATTCAAGCTGCTCATCGAGGTTTAGTCGAGAAACCCCAGTTGGAGGCCCTGGCCGAAATCCTCAAATGGCCAACCGATAGAACCGCACCGGAGGGCATGTACTAATGGAAGCAACTAGCGATTTAAGCAGTATTCAGTGGCAAGTGGCCGATGCGATCGCTCGTCAACTCGTTCTTGACAAGAGCGACCACAACGAGTTTCGAAAAACCATTGCTTACTTGCGGGCTTACTCAGATCGAGCAGATGCTGGGAAAAAATATTTCGATTACCTGAATACCCTGGCTCGCAATGGCGATCGCATTGGTCATAGTAAGCAAACTCCAGGCTATCTAAAAAGCATTGCCGAAATATGTCAACAGTATTTAATAGCCTATAAAGACGATGTGCCAGCTATGCTGCAGATCCTAGGGTGGGCTGCTCGACTTATGCTCTATTACAAAGAAGCTGGCCCCATTGGCGAACTACCTCAACTCCCTATTCAATCTGAGCGGGAAGCTGAAATTCAAGCTGTAACCGCCGCTCATACGTTTGAGGTAGGACAAGAACTAAAGGCGACAGTGCTGTCAATCAAGGGCAACAAGGTGACCTACGAAATTCTAGACACCATTAAGCTAACAACAAAAGAACCTAAAAAGGCCGCCGCTTTGACAGAGGGGCAAATCACCACAGTCAAAGTGGTCGCGCTCAAGGAAGATGGTAGCTTGAAGACAGTCAAGTATTCGACTTAAGTCAACGCAGACTCTACGCCCTATTGCCAAGCTGTACCCTCACCTATTATCAAAGACTTTAATAGTATGGTTTGGATTTTGACTCAGATTTTTTACTTGCTGAAGAGCCTCTTTGAGTGGATTTTTACAGGCAAGGATAGAGCTACTGGGATAATTTCAAAGTCATTGCAGCACATCTAGTAAAGCCGAAGAGGTCTTGATATGAACTCAACTCTCAATACTCAAAACCTATATGATCAAGATTTTGTTGAATGGTGTGAAATAACCGCTGCTCAACTCAGAGACAGGAAATTTGAACAGGTGGATCTGGAGAACTTAATTGAGGAGATTGAGGGGTTGGCGAAACGAGATCGGCGAGAATTGAAAAATCGATTAACGGTTCTACTCGCCCATTTGCTCAAACGAATTTATGTCAATAGTCCAGAGAACTTTCAGGGATGGGAACTCACCATCCGAGAGCAGCGCCGTCAAATCCAGGATCTGTTGCAAGATTCGCCCAGCCTGAAGTCCTATATCGGGGAAGTGTTCAATACAGCCTATCAAAATGCCCTTGATGATGTCCGCCTTGAATATCAACAGAATGAGTTTCCTGGCACCTGGGAATTTGAGCTAAACTCAGAATCCCTTCTGTCTGATAACTATTGGGTAGTGCAGTAACCCTCTCTCGAAGACGCTGTCCCGTTACCTCGAAACCAATTCCCCATGATCCTCTCAGAGACCGAAATTCAGCACGCCCTTAACCAAGCTCAGGCGGCATTCCCAACTCTCTCAAAGTGGGCCTATCACAATGCCAAGGATGAAGACTATTTCGGCTTTGCCCTTTGGGACTGCTTTCAACCCGATCCAGAGGTGCTGATGCCCCGCACCTTTTTCATCACCCTCGACACCTACGAGCAGCAACAGTCAGTCCATCTCACCATTGGTCAACATGCCTACCTGTGGTCGAGCGCAGACATGGGCGATGGGAAGTACCGATTGTCGCCCAATTCAAGCAGGCAAGATGCAATTGCTGAAATCTAGGAAGGAAGACAAACCCGGCTGAACTGACTGTAAAAGGAGAACTTATGCAACTGCTGAGTGTCTTGGGCACAGGCCGCTACGAAGAAACCTGCTATACCTGGCAGGGGCAACAGGTAAAAACTCCTTACGTTATCCATGCCCTGTGTGAGTTTTTCCAGCCCGACCAAGTCACTGTTCTGGTCACTCAAGAAGCAAAGACAGCCCATTGGCAGAACCTGCAGCAGGCCGTTGGACAGCGTTCCCTAATTCCTGTTCCGATTCCCTCTGTTCAATCGGAAGCCGAAGTCTGGCAAATTTTTGATGCGGTTGTCACTGCTGTTGAGCCAGAGACGCAAGTGATATTTGATATCACCCATGCCTTTCGTTCTATTCCCTTATTGGTATTATTGGCCGCTGCCTTTCTGCAAAAAGCCAGACAGGTCAACATTCAGGGCGTTTACTACGGTGCCTTTGAAGCCAACCGGCAGGCACCTCCGATTGTAGATCTGACACCAGCCATCAAATTGTTGGACTGGCTAACCGCCACGGATAAGTTTTTGGCGACGGGTTCTTCAGTTGAGTTAGGCCAACTGCTATCCACTATTCAACAGGATTTTTACCGCCAGGGGCAGCCAAACAATACTGAAATCCGTCCAACCCGGCTTAAGTCAATGGGCGATCGCATCCAGGTCATTTCCCGATCGCTAGAACTGGTGCGGCCCTTGGATTTGTTAGACGAAGCCGCCAGACTGCAAACACAACTTGGCAAGTTACCGAAGTAGAAAAAACGATCGCCAATCAACTGGGGAGGAGAGCTTGTAAAATCTGTTCATTTGTATGTCCGTGAGAACATCGCGTCACAATGAATTGCAGCAAATCATCAAAGGCTTGACGAGTGAGGGTATAGAGCTTCTGTCCCACCGTTTGCTTGCCTTGAGCAAACTCAAATCGTTCAGATTGTGCGCCAGAACAGGCAGTCCGTTGCAGAATCGACTGCGCCACGCAACTAAGACGGAAGTGACGGTTGACCGCTTCCTCGTTCCGCACCTGAGCCGACTCTAGCCCGGTGTGCTGTTTGCTCACCTCATGAAAGACCTCGCAGGACCATCGATAACTCCAAGTCTGCATGACTCGCCCACTTTCCCAATGCAACGCATCGGTGAGCAGGAAGCGAGGTGGGTCTTGTAAATCTGCTTGCTCGTGGACGATGACCAATCGCTTGCGTCCAAACTTCTTGAGGCGCACGACTTTGGTAAATGCCCAAATCGGTTTCGTTTCGCCGTTGCGGCAAGTGACTTGAATCGGGCGAAAGCTCTCTGGGTGATGGATTCTGAGTTCTAAACCAATCGCATCTACCCGTTGCCATTGGTCATTCCACAAGATGTTGCGAGAACTTTCAACTTCACTCACCCAGTGTTTTCCTGCGGACTCAATCATGGTGGTTAACTCAACAGTCAACACCCCATTGTCAAACGCATAATCGGCGGTGGGAAATTGTCCTTCCGCTTCCACTTGGCGCACAATCTCGACGGCAATCTCGGTGCGTTTGCGATACTCCAATCGATTCTTGTGATAATGCAACATCTCAATCAGTCGTTCTCGCACTTGGTCTAAATCGTCATAGTGGGATTTTGCCGTCACCTTCAGATACTCCCGTTCTGCCACTGAAAAATCTGGAAACTGCACCACCACGTCAATCCCATCAATTAGGTGGCGGTTCGCAATCGTCGCCGTCACCACCGTTTGAAAGCAACTCATCCGATGTTCCACATAATCATAGGATCGCTTCACCCCAAAGATCTGCTTGCCCCAATCGTGATGGCTGAGCGTCCAATCCAGACTGATGACTTCTCGCCCTCGCCCCTGATGCTCTTTGGCTATCACAGCACGATGATGGGACATTAACTCTGAACTCCTCCAGCCCGCCTCAAACACCGCTGCGTGCATCGCTCTTCGTCCGCCGACCTCCCCACCTGCTACCCATTGTCCGGCAATCCCTTGCAAGGTTTTGTTCTCACTCAACAGCAATCCGGTCACATAGCGACTCACCTGCTCAAAGCCTGCGCCTCGGCAGAACAGGTCTCGATATTTCCCAAACTCTTGAGCAATCGTCGATGGCACAGCGACAAAGGGCAGCATGATACGGCTACGGCTAACGTCTCCTACATTTTCTGCTTATCTTTTTCCTTTCTGGGTAACTTGCCAAGTCGTGTATCTTTTTCCTTTCTGGGTAACTTGCCAAGTCGTGTGCAAACCCTTTCTAGTGAGCAACTGCAACATGAAGTGGGCATCTTCGCCAAACCGTTTCAACTCCTGCTGGAGCCGATTCAGCAGGATTATGGTCAGTTTGCCCTGAAACAAGCCAGACAGGCCGAGCCAACCACCGTCTTACGGAAGCAGTTTTGTCTGCTGCGCTGGTATGTGGCCAAAGAACAGGCGACCCAGGCAATTCTGCTAGCTCGAGAATGGCTGGTGTCGGCTCTGTGTATGGCAGATCAACGAAATTATCTGGATAAAGCAGAACGAAAAACCATCGAAGACAAGTTAGGGCAGATGATTGGCGCAACACCCTCATCGCAGGATATTGCCCGGTATGTCCAAGATCCGCAAAAGCTGGCCGCTGTCTGGTCAACCTTAACCGAATACCGCAATGACATTGCTCATACCCAAATGCGCCCAACGCAAATCTCCGCTGATACGCTGCAAACCTATGTCCAGCAAACCTTGCTGTCAGAACTCTCTGCCCTGTTTCCCCAACTGACCGCTGAGGATGGAGTATCTCCTCCAGCAGCCGACCCTGAAGTTTCAGCGGTAGAGAATACGCTCGAACAGGAAATGCTTGAAACCCTGAACCACCTTCCGCCAGCGCAGCAGCAGACTGTTCTGGACTTTGCCCAATTCCTCCGGCAAAAATATGACCCTCAGCAGTCCCAGCGCAGTCTGTAGGAGTTTCTGGATAGATCACGGAGAAAGACATGACTGAAATCCTACTCTAGTGAAGCTGGGAAAACCAGCAGAGATGCCGCCTTTGAACGGGCAACTCAGCGATCGCAGCGTCCGTGACTCCCTACACTCAATCATCGCTGTCAGCCTTGCGGTTCGGTCATTGCGACCCTCGTATGGGCGATCGCCCCAATGACAGGGCTTCCGCTCCCATCCTATTGTTCAAATCGGAAAGGTTCAGATGCACTGCACGAGCTTTTCCTAATTCAAAATTTGCTCAAAGCACTTTGTTCGATCGCACTTCACTCTATCAAAACCAGGAGAGCAGACTATGCGAATTGCACAAATTGCTCCGTTGTGGGAGCGAGTTCCCCCTCCAGCCTACGGCGGTACCGAATTAGTGGTGAGTTTATTAACAGATGAACTGGTTCGACGCGGACATGAAGTTACGCTGTTTGCCACAGCTGATTCAATCACCCTCGCCAAGCTGGAACCTGGAGCAATTCAGCCCTTACGCTTGATGGAAGCAACGCCGCAAGAGGCTCAGGTTTATGACACTCTACAACTGAGCAAAGTTTACGAACATGCCAGCGACTTTGACATTATTCATTCCCACGTTGATTTTCAAGCCTTCCCTTATGCCAATTTGGTAAAAACACCAACCGTGCATACTACTCATGGCATTATTCCACCCTGGGTTGAGCCAATTTACATCAAAAATAAACACCAGAATTTTGTCAGTATTTCCAATTCACAACGTCGGGATGATCTGGGTTTAAATTACATTGCCACAGTCTATAACGGCATTGATCCAAGTACCTATGTTTTCCATCCTCAGCCAGACAATCCACCCTATCTAGCATTTCTGGGGCGGATGTCTCCAGAGAAAGGTCCCCATCTGGCGATCGAAATTGCAAAGCGGACTGGCTGGCATTTGAAGATGGCAGGAAAGGTTGATCGCGCCGATCAAGCATTTTTTGAACAGCAAGTTGCACCCCTGATCGACGGTGAACAAATCGAGTTTTTGGGTGAAGCGAATCATGCTCAGAAAAGCGACCTCATGGGAGGAGCCGTAGCGACCCTGTTCCCCATTACCTGGCGAGAACCCTTTGGTTTGGTGATGACCGAATCAATGGTGTGTGGCACTCCCGTCATTGCAATGGCAATGGGTTCGGCTCCAGAAGTGATTGTTCATGGCAAAACCGGGTTTCTCTGTCAAACCATTGATGAGTGTATTGCAGCGATCGATCGAGTGGCTGAAATTGACCGTCGAGTGTGCCGTCAGCATGTGGAACAGTATTTTAGCGTTCGGTCAATGGTAGATGGCTATGAAGCAGTTTATCGGGACGTATTGGCCAAGAGTTATCAGCGCAATGGCTATCAGAAAGCTCCTATGATTGCAGCCTAGAGCATACAGCTAATGGAGGTGACGATATGGTATCTCATCCCCCTCGGCAAGCGATCGCCCTACTGATCATTGAACCCAATCAACAGCCTTCAAGCTCTGGACTCACTCAAGACGCGATCGCGCCAAACGATACCCAACACATCCACCAACAGATCACTCAACTTGCGTCAGCCCTGGCAAAGGCAGGATGGCAGGTTGATCAATTTGTTGGAAGGATTGGTAATGGGGAAGGTAATCGGTTAGCAAATAGCTGGATGACGGTCCAGCACTCACCGAATCATTGCAAAATTTACCTTGACACACCAGATATTGCTCAATTTGTGCAGCAATTTTGCAAATTTACTCTTCAACAAGGACGGAACTATCCACTGATTCACACCTGGAATGGTTTAGCAGGTCAAGTAGGATTGCAACTGAAACAGTCAAAGAACATTCAGTGGATTCATTCTCACTGGCAATATGACAATCTTTGGAGTCAGGAGTGGCTTGAAATTGCCCAGCAAACCAGTGGTTATTCCTCAGCTTATGTGGCTTGGGAAATCTGGCGACATGCCGATGAAATCGTTGTACTCAATGCAAATGATGAATGGACTGCTCGCAAGTTTCAATCTTCCTTACTCGAAAAATTTCGTCATCTATCCAACGTAGAAGCCAAGTGCGAGTTAGGATATTCTGCCTCTGACGCAGTTATTTTATGGGTTGCCCCATCTCCTCGATCCACAAATCAAGGGATTCAGCAAGTTGATCGCTGGCTTGAAGTTGCCATCCACCTGAATCAACTCTCGACGACTAATCCCCATCGCTTCCGAAAACATCGGTGGGTATTGCTTCCAGATACTTTGAATTCAGTAGATGATGCCGCTGCATTACGTTCCGCCATTCAACACAAAATTGCCCAGCTAAAGTTGCATGATGTTCACTGGTCAGTACCTTGTGCATCTGAAGGTCTTGAGCGTTACTATCGTGCTGCGAATGTCTGTGTGCTTGCTAACTGGAATGAACCCTTTGCTGACAAAGCCCTGAAGGCGATCGCGCAGGGTTGCCCTGTTATTGCCTCACAATTGGGCAGTGCGAGATTCGCTGTCATTCCCGAAGAAACTGGAATACAGGTTACTACCAACACTCCAGCAGCCTGGGCAGAAGCGATCGCACAGGTATTGCAAGGCGAGCAATGGGTGCAACGCTTACAACAGTATGCTGCTGGTCGCTGGCATCCAACTCCAGGTTGGGCAATCGTGGCGGCTCATTTGAGCGAAATTTACCGACGATTATTGGCACAAACCATCAGTCAAGTTCCTCTCTGGCAGAGTCAAAAACCCTATTCGATTCTGCTACCACAACCCGCCGCCGTTGCAAATCTCACCGATTTCAAACAAAAGGTCGAGATACCATACCATTCGCCGCATCCACCAGTCACGGCGATGGCGTGATTGGGTTATCCCGTTCTTTGATTGCGGCGGGTGTGCCCAGTATTATTGTCTCCCTCTGGAAAGTGCCGGATGACTCGACGGCATTTCTGATGACGGAGTTTTACAAGAACTTGCAGAAATCCCCTGACAAGGCACAGGCTCTCCGTCAGGCGATGCTGACCACCAAAGCCAAGTATGCCGATCCGCTCCATTGGGCGGCCTTTACCTCAATCGGAGAGGCGGAGTAATGGGCGATCGCAAAAGATTTGCAAGCTCCAGAAACACGATTAAAGGCTCAAAAAGTCAATCAGGAAGAAATCACATTACAACGAACAAATTACTTCGATGTAAATTCTTTGTGAAGTTTCAACGTCAGGTGGGCAAATGCTTGCACTGAAAGCACTTTACAAAGAATAATGCCTGACTAGGCTGTAGCAAATGTGTCCCTCAGTCTGTAGAGTTTGTGATTGATTTCTGGAGTGTTGAATATGAATTTGTTGACAAGAACTCTGTTAAGCGCGATCGCTAGTTTTGGTTTCGTTTTAGTGTCGGCAGGTTTACCCGTGCAAGCCAAACCTACTCAATCTCAGAGTACACCAACCGATGTGAAACTTGTCCAGGCGAAACCAACCAAGGCGAGTGAGTTCTTCAAGCAAGCCGAGAGAAGGCTAAAGGACTATCCAGATTACTACACGCTGTACCGAGTGGTTGAGCGCTTGTCTCGAGCCAATCGGCTAGACGGGAGTCCGTGGCGAGTCAGTATTTCTACAAAGTATGACATCAACGCCTTTGCAACCCAGGTAAACCTCATTGTTTTTTATAACGGACTGCTGGATATGTTGTCCGGCGATAACGATGCGATCGCGTGCGTTGCAGGTCATGAAATGGCGCATCACACTCAAAACCATATTCCCGTTGGTGAAGCACAAAGACAAAAGATTTTGCAACAACTTCGCTCTGAAGCAATTCAGGAAGTTGCCGCCGAACAGGAAGACCTGCGTAACGACTTGCAGCGACTTAACGCGGGTAGTTGGGTCACAGGTCAAGCGGCTTCTCTTGGCGGGTTAATTCGAGGTGCTGGCGGCATCCCAGGCTTGGTTGGCGGACTGATTGGTAACGCCCTGCAAGGACAACGCCAGCGCCGTTTAGAAGAGGCGGTCAAACGGATTGAACAAATTTCGGCTGAGAAAGAAGCCAAAATTCGGAAGGAATGGGCTGATCTGAGTTATCGCCATGAGTTTGAAGCAGACAAGCTGGGCTACCAGTACATGGTGCGGGCTGGGTTCAATCCAGAGGGCTGTTTGACAGTGATGAATCTCCTCAGTCGGTTGCCCGGTAGCCAAACGCCCAGTGACAGTCATCCATCCCCCACCGATCGCCTGACTGCGATCAGGGCACTCAGTAGTCAATATCCAACGGCTACGCTGGTTGCCGAAGGGCGCAAGAATCTAGCTGCCAATCCACAACCCCTGACGTTTGATGTATCACGCGATGACAGAAGCCTGCGAATTGATTCTAAAGCGGGTAGTAAAAAAGGGGGGTTTCCTGAGTAACTGAGCGCATCACAGCTAGTCTAGGTTTCAGGCACTTAATCAGCGACTAAAACTGTCTGGAGTATTGCTTTAGAAAAGTTGAAACAAAAAAAGTTGAAACAAATAATGCAGGATATTGAGAAGCCAGTATGCCAGTCACAAAAATAAGCGATCGACCGAACACTCAAACCCTGGCAGCAAGGGTGACGTGAGGATATCGTTTGTGATGAGAGTGCACACCAGTTTTAACAACGCTTGTTGCCGACGATAGACCTCGACTTGTTGCAATTGCCAATCTAAAATCCAATATTCTTGCACCCCGCGTTCGGTATACAGTTTAAGTTTGGCTTGTTTATCCCGTCGAGTGTTTTCTGCACCTGGAGACAATACTTCAACAATCAACTCCGGAGTGATGGTTAAATGTCCGGCTTCATCCAAACCATCTGCCAATCGCTCTTTACTGATCCAAACCACATCCGGAATCACGTTATCGGCATCGCTGAAAATTACACCTGGCGTTTGAACGACTTCACCTAAATCCGTTGCCTCAGACCAAGCATCCAAAGCACGATGAATTTTGCCGCAAGCTTTCTGGTGTTTCCAGTGAGGGGCACGGGTCACAAACAATTCTCCATCGATGATTTCGTAACGATTGCTGCTCTCTGGCAATAGCTCCAGGTCTGAAGTCGTCCAGCGTACCCGTTCCGTTGTGGGTTGGTTCATACCGCCTCCCGCGAGAATCCTGATTTGATTGTATCGGTCTGTCAACAGATAGCTGTTAGCGGTTGTGTTGACGATTTGCGAGCTGCTTGCCACCACTGAACATTCAATCACGACTTGGCAAGTTACCCAGAAAGGAAAAAGATAAGCAGAAAATGTAGGAGACGTTAGCCGTAGCCGTATCATGCTGCCCTTTGTCGCTGTGCCATCGACGATTGCTCAAGAGTTTGGGAAATATCGAGACCTGTTCTGCCGAGGCGCAGGCTTTGAGCAGGTGAGTCGCTATGTGACCGGATTGCTGTTGAGTGAGAACAAAACCTTGCAAGGGATTGCCGGACAATGGGTAGCAGGTGGGGAGGTCGGCGGACGAAGAGCGATGCACGCAGCGGTGTTTGAGGCGGGCTGGAGGAGTTCAGAGTTAATGTCCCATCATCGTGCTGTGATAGCCAAAGAGCATCAGGGGCGAGGGCGAGAAGTCATCAGTCTGGATTGGACGCTCAGCCATCACGATTGGGGCAAGCAGATCTTTGGGGTGAAGCGATCCTATGATTATGTGGAACATCGGATGAGTTGCTTTCAAACGGTGGTGACGGCGACGATTGCGAACCGCCACCTAATTGATGGGATTGACGTGGTGGTGCAGTTTCCAGATTTTTCAGTGGCAGAACGGGAGTATCTGAAGGTGACGGCAAAATCCCACTATGACGATTTAGACCAAGTGCGAGAACGACTGATTGAGATGTTGC is a window of Leptolyngbyaceae cyanobacterium JSC-12 DNA encoding:
- a CDS encoding hypothetical protein (IMG reference gene:2510097290), with the protein product MLPFVAVPSTIAQEFGKYRDLFCRGAGFEQVSRYVTGLLLSENKTLQGIAGQWVAGGEVGGRRAMHAAVFEAGWRSSELMSHHRAVIAKEHQGRGREVISLDWTLSHHDWGKQIFGVKRSYDYVEHRMSCFQTVVTATIANRHLIDGIDVVVQFPDFSVAEREYLKVTAKSHYDDLDQVRERLIEMLHYHKNRLEYRKRTEIAVEIVRQVEAEGQFPTADYAFDNGVLTVELTTMIESAGKHWVSEVESSRNILWNDQWQRVDAIGLELRIHHPESFRPIQVTCRNGETKPIWAFTKVVRLKKFGRKRLVIVHEQADLQDPPRFLLTDALHWESGRVMQTWSYRWSCEVFHEVSKQHTGLESAQVRNEEAVNRHFRLSCVAQSILQRTACSGAQSERFEFAQGKQTVGQKLYTLTRQAFDDLLQFIVTRCSHGHTNEQILQALLPS
- a CDS encoding glycosyltransferase (IMG reference gene:2510097292~PFAM: Glycosyl transferases group 1), with translation MVSHPPRQAIALLIIEPNQQPSSSGLTQDAIAPNDTQHIHQQITQLASALAKAGWQVDQFVGRIGNGEGNRLANSWMTVQHSPNHCKIYLDTPDIAQFVQQFCKFTLQQGRNYPLIHTWNGLAGQVGLQLKQSKNIQWIHSHWQYDNLWSQEWLEIAQQTSGYSSAYVAWEIWRHADEIVVLNANDEWTARKFQSSLLEKFRHLSNVEAKCELGYSASDAVILWVAPSPRSTNQGIQQVDRWLEVAIHLNQLSTTNPHRFRKHRWVLLPDTLNSVDDAAALRSAIQHKIAQLKLHDVHWSVPCASEGLERYYRAANVCVLANWNEPFADKALKAIAQGCPVIASQLGSARFAVIPEETGIQVTTNTPAAWAEAIAQVLQGEQWVQRLQQYAAGRWHPTPGWAIVAAHLSEIYRRLLAQTISQVPLWQSQKPYSILLPQPAAVANLTDFKQKVEIPYHSPHPPVTAMA
- a CDS encoding Peptidase family M48 (IMG reference gene:2510097294~PFAM: Peptidase family M48) — protein: MNLLTRTLLSAIASFGFVLVSAGLPVQAKPTQSQSTPTDVKLVQAKPTKASEFFKQAERRLKDYPDYYTLYRVVERLSRANRLDGSPWRVSISTKYDINAFATQVNLIVFYNGLLDMLSGDNDAIACVAGHEMAHHTQNHIPVGEAQRQKILQQLRSEAIQEVAAEQEDLRNDLQRLNAGSWVTGQAASLGGLIRGAGGIPGLVGGLIGNALQGQRQRRLEEAVKRIEQISAEKEAKIRKEWADLSYRHEFEADKLGYQYMVRAGFNPEGCLTVMNLLSRLPGSQTPSDSHPSPTDRLTAIRALSSQYPTATLVAEGRKNLAANPQPLTFDVSRDDRSLRIDSKAGSKKGGFPE
- a CDS encoding hypothetical protein (IMG reference gene:2510097295~PFAM: Protein of unknown function (DUF820)) gives rise to the protein MNQPTTERVRWTTSDLELLPESSNRYEIIDGELFVTRAPHWKHQKACGKIHRALDAWSEATDLGEVVQTPGVIFSDADNVIPDVVWISKERLADGLDEAGHLTITPELIVEVLSPGAENTRRDKQAKLKLYTERGVQEYWILDWQLQQVEVYRRQQALLKLVCTLITNDILTSPLLPGFECSVDRLFL
- a CDS encoding glycosyltransferase (IMG reference gene:2510097291~PFAM: Glycosyl transferases group 1); this encodes MRIAQIAPLWERVPPPAYGGTELVVSLLTDELVRRGHEVTLFATADSITLAKLEPGAIQPLRLMEATPQEAQVYDTLQLSKVYEHASDFDIIHSHVDFQAFPYANLVKTPTVHTTHGIIPPWVEPIYIKNKHQNFVSISNSQRRDDLGLNYIATVYNGIDPSTYVFHPQPDNPPYLAFLGRMSPEKGPHLAIEIAKRTGWHLKMAGKVDRADQAFFEQQVAPLIDGEQIEFLGEANHAQKSDLMGGAVATLFPITWREPFGLVMTESMVCGTPVIAMAMGSAPEVIVHGKTGFLCQTIDECIAAIDRVAEIDRRVCRQHVEQYFSVRSMVDGYEAVYRDVLAKSYQRNGYQKAPMIAA